A region of Vigna radiata var. radiata cultivar VC1973A chromosome 6, Vradiata_ver6, whole genome shotgun sequence DNA encodes the following proteins:
- the LOC106764083 gene encoding probable calcium-binding protein CML23, whose product MDDEVRQIFNKFDKNGDGKISITELRDMLGTLGSKTTKEELKRMMEELDKNGDGYIDLKEFADFHCNDAGNDDSKELRDAFDLYDVDKNGLITAKELHDVLRKLGEKCSLSDCRRMISNVDADGDGSVNFEEFKKMMARS is encoded by the coding sequence ATGGATGACGAAGTGCGCCAGATCTTCAACAAGTTCGACAAGAACGGCGACGGAAAAATCTCTATCACAGAGCTGCGAGACATGCTCGGCACGCTCGGATCCAAAACCACGAAAGAGGAACTGAAGCGCATGATGGAGGAGCTCGACAAGAACGGCGACGGTTACATCGATCTCAAGGAGTTCGCGGATTTCCACTGCAATGACGCCGGAAACGACGACTCGAAGGAGCTCCGCGACGCGTTCGATCTTTACGACGTCGACAAAAACGGCCTCATCACTGCGAAGGAGTTGCACGACGTGCTCCGCAAGCTCGGCGAGAAGTGCTCCCTTAGCGACTGCCGGAGAATGATCAGCAACGTTGACGCCGATGGCGACGGCAGCGTTAATTTCGAGGAATTCAAGAAGATGATGGCTCGCTCTTAA